CCTAATTGGATTCAACTTCTTGACTTTTGTTGAAGATTTATAAATTTCATTCAGCTTTGGAAGATATGTTAAGGGGGGAGGATTTCattctctattatttttaatatatcttgTTCTAAAATCTACTCTAATTACTCAGAGATATATGATAATCTTTTGCTATTCAAGTTAGCTTTCCATGATTGACAACCTTTCTCTTGGATGCTTGCaaaatgtattcattattatGGAAATTATGAAATTAAAGCACTAAATGTCTTAGAGTTTTAAGAAGTGAGCTTTTCTCTGGCAGACATCAGTGCATGCTACTAATCAGCACTTGGCCATGTTTTCAAAAGTTCTGGGTAAGGTAGAGCCAAGATAGTAGAATAACAAGAAACAATACAGCCAagttctaccccccccccccagtttctcCCCTGCACATACTCACccaaacagatctagaaaatgcaccaGAGCTAATCATGATGAGGAAATACAAGGGAAAGTCACAAGAAATCATCTTTCTTGCCCAGGTCAGCacaaggagacagaaaggaaagtttCCAGAGACTGGGGATGGGGTCTGGTGGGAAGCACTCCAGGGCTTATGGAGAAGCTATGTACCatggcaagaggaggctccagACCTATTCTAGGCAATACCAGATCCATACTAGGCACTTCAAAAGGGGCAGATGCCAACTGACAACTTTGACATTCACTAGCTAGTTCCAGGTCAGAGATCCAaggagaagagtggaaagggaccTGTGCCCAGGAGTAACATCCATAGGTAAAAAGCTGCTACAGGTAATAAGATGAGGAGAGCAAGCTTAGACTCCAACTGCAGCAAGGCCTCAGTTCTAGTGTCTAGCCCAGTCTGAAGCCTGCACAGGAATAATCAGGGCAGTAATCCCAAACCAAAGAGGGCCTGTGGTTCTGTCACTCAGAACCAGCAGAGCTTCCCAGATGACTAACAGTGGCTATGTCAAGCAGCAGTCTACTACTCAGACATAAGCCTAAGTCAAGAACTTGAAGAGCCAAGAACAGAGAGACAGCAATTAGACTGCTCTGGGCACATGAAAGCTTGCAGATCCTCAGCCTGAGCTGTCACTGAGAACCTCAAATAACAACATTCAACACTCCCAAGAAATCAACAACAGGATCAGCCTGACCTTCCATCCATAAGAGTGCACACTCAAGCCCTAACATCAAGTCTGAGGTGAGttggaagaatgagcaaataaaaaaaaagaatcccacaaTAAAAAACTCTCATAACAGATGCTCAAAACACAAACCTGGAAGgagagaatgactccaaaacatctGCAAAATCAAGTCACGGAGAAAAACACAGCTTGGGCAAAATTCATCCACAATTCTTAGAAGAGATTAAACGAgggattttttaataaaaaatgtttttatcaataaaatgagaatgcTATAGagggaaaataatggaaatgagAGCAAtggaaggaagaattagaaagagaatagCTTGTCATCAGAGATACAGAATTTTGCCCAAGCAACAAACTccctaaaaattataatttgccAAAAAGAAGgcaatgactccatgaaacagaGAAATGTTAAAACAATGTCaaagaactgaacaaaataaagaaaatgtaagtTATCtcgtgaaaaaaaaaaacaacttagttAGAAAATCTACCCAGGAGAAAATCtgaagaattactggactactgGAATGTCATGACCAAAATAAGGGTGTAGGCATCATATTTCAGTAAAATTGCCTGGATCTCTAATATCCACAGGGCAAAACAGAAATAGAACCTACCAGTAAACTCTTAAAAGAaacaccaaaatgaaaactcacaaGAATAGAATAGCAAAAATTCAGAACTTCAAGGTCAATGAAAAAGTACTacaaaaaaacagaacaaaagaattcaagtaccaagGGGCACAGTTAGGATCACACACAATAAAAGAGAGATCtcaaaatacaatattccagatggTTAAAAGTTACATAAGTGTATAGCCAAGAATAACTTATCTTGCAAAACAGTATAATTCCAAGGGTTcccaaactacagcccacaggccacatgcagccctctgaggccatttatccggcccccactatacttctggaaggggcagctctgtcattggtggtcagtgagaggagcagatgCATCCTGTtctcctggagtactgtatgtggcagcaccacAAAGCATGGTtttgctcacgtacagtactacttcctgtGACATAATCCTTCGCGTGGcgtcttgttctgagagtaactgaacaagaatgaggtgccgtgcaaaggattatgtggctgcacaatggaagatgtcagcatggtgagcgacaatctgggggaggggattcttcactgtgtatactgctgctagggatttgttcataattttttaatagtctgaccctccagtggtctgagggacagtgaactggacccctgtgtaaaaagtctgGGGACCCCTGGTATAATACTGTAACAGCAGCAGGGAAATGGATCTTTattgaaagagaggaaaaggaacagaTGAAGAAGGCAAAAATGTATAATACAACATAAAGAGGGGATGCAAATAGACAACTATATAAACAGTTAGAATAGAGTGTTTGGGAAAACAGATaacacttgaacctcactctcagaTGATCTAGGCAAATAAGGGAACACTATGCATTCATAGTTGggtacaaaaatatatttcactccacagagaaatagggaaaggggagaatgaagaaggaaattagaGAGAGGGTAGATGAAAGGAGGAATACTCAGTCTTAAGTAAAACAAACTACTAACTAAGATTATGCAAAAATATGCATAGTTCTTTTTAAGGTGTCAAAGAATAGGAATTTGATGGGGTACCCATAAATgctggaatggctaaacaagtctATCCATGTGATGGAATATCAGTGCACTTAATTAATGGAGATGGTTttaaagaaacctgggaagacttgaataaactgatgtagagtgaaatgaatagaaccagaacaatttatacacttacaacaaatagaaaaaagaaaatcaactctgaaagaatTAGGAATTCTGATCAAAACCATAATCAACTTTAATTCcagagaacaaatgaaaaaacatcCTACCTACCTTCCgagagagagataaaggcagGAGACATATTTATATGGATATGGtcaatgcagaaatttgttttgcttaatgaTGCACTTTGGAACAGggctttggtttttgtttttctttcattctcgaTTGTGAGAGGGTACAAGAAGTTTGTTTTGCTAAGTGAAATAAGTCgttttaaaatagaaacaaaaacaaaatgtctaggtagttttcttctattattttttttcttttttttattcaacaaatatttattgagcacctagaATGTGTTAAAAACATTATGCTTGTATAGTACTTTACAAAGCGCGTGTCCACATTATTGAACACATACATGAAGTGGCATGGTATAGTTAAAAGACCACTGGATTTGTGCTTAGAAGATTCAGATTCGAATCCCAGCTCTCCTACTTACTACTGTgaagccttgggcaagtcactttactgctCAAGGCCTcggttttatcatctataaaataaggaagttagatTAGAAAATCTTCTAAGAATTTTCCTATTCTAAAGCCTATAATcctaaatattaattcatttaatctttGCAATAACCCTGTAAAATAGGCAAGAAAGCTATGACAGCCTACATGTTTCAGAAAAGATGACTAAGCTTACATAAATAAAACAACTaatccaaagtcacccagctagtcagGTGGCAGACACAGGCCTAGAGTCCAGGTCTTCTGGCACCCAATCCAGTGCATTTTTTACTATACTGTCACTATCTATTACACTTTATCACTGGCAAAGTTTGGGTTTTCAGTGGGGCCTTTAGTTTgaagaaaatgttattaaattatATCCTTTTGAAAAATAGCTATTGAGAATAAATGCATTTAAGTGTTAGgatataatttcattaatgattaCAACTCAACGGTAATACTGAAGAAACTTTGGAATTAAAACTTtatccaagtttttaaaaaagcacaagAAGAGAACCAATTTACATACTGAAGATAGTGATGATTCACTGACATGAAGACACAGCAAAACCTACATCCCAATTAaagattgttattttaaattaatgtctGATTTCACAATAGTATGCATATATGAACTATAATAAGACTTATAGGAATGGTGCAAAATAGTTTCATAATCTTGATTAAGGATGTAGGtcttgaaatatattattttaaaaatcaagatatcaagaaattaaagaatttaaagaagtcacattgcattggttttacttatttcagaaatataaataaatgaaaacagaagTCCTATACAACCACCAATATGTTACAAGTTTTTCTTTTGTAAgacagaaagaatttttaaatctcATACAAGAAATTTCCTATTAAATGAATGTGtcctctaaatgaaaaaaaaaatagtgtacTAAACTTTTTTCAGGGAAAGGTACAAGAATATGCaaatatgcaaaatatttcccAGATTCCCCAATTTCTGTTTATTATACATAATGTACTGTTGAAGACATAGCTCTATGTAGCTAGAATCTGTGGCAGTCCAAATTCATCCACCAGTACACCATCCTTGTTTTTTGCATCACTGGGAACACCTTCAGGAATTGCTGGTGCAGATGCTGCCTCGTCTAAGTAAGAGCTGTCTTCATCAGCTAACAGTTCATCACCCAGTGCATCCAATTCTGCCTTTAAGTCATCTTCATCAATCTCTGGAGTTCCGTAACTCCGACTCAGAGCCTCTTGGATTTCATTTGCATCTTCCATCATATCTTCTAACTGGTCTTGTATATCCTCAATTTGGTCAATCTTGACTTGCTTGTGtgctttcttcatttgttttacaCCTAATTTCATAGCATCCACCATTGTTTTGGTGTCTTTCAGTGACTGGATAGTATAATTTGCTTGTTCCATATTAAAAGACTGTTGTGAAAGATTGTCCCGTTGTTGTTTATACATTCTTTTCTGCTTTAACACTCTCAAAGCTTtctattttactatattctttgcAGGTCCTTCTCTCATCTTTTTTATCTGATCTTTATATTTTACTAGCTCAGAATCAAGTCTAGAAATCTTCTTGTCAATTGATTCTGCCCTGCTATCAACCATGCCTATACAGTCTGTCAGGCTGGGTGGTGGAGCCTTGGGCTTTGCTTTGCCAAAGaatcagttcattttttttttcagctacaAAGGGTCTAAGCAGGAAGAAACAGATGATTCTCCGAAAAACCCAAAGCGAAACTCTCTActattatttcttgaaatataatattcaagattttaaatttcaattttttttcggGGAGACTCTCTTAGGCAGCTGCCATGTGGGAGTGTATGCAAACTCAGATAGAGAGCAGGATAACTGGCTTGCCTAAGATGAGTAAAAGAGAGTAGATTAACAAGTTTTGAAGATACAGTTGCCATGCACAGATCAAAGAAGCATCCTGGTAATGCTGGTGAGTGCCTGACCTTCCTATAGCCCATGGAGACCTGCCCATAATGGTAACTGGTATGGGCCATTTGGGTAAGGTACTAGAACTAGATTTCTCCTTATACCTTAATCCATGGCTTCTGCCTCTAGCTCCCAGAGGCCCCTACCCCCAATAACGATTTCAGTCCTGTCTCCATCTCCTTCAACTTGTGCAATCACCAACTAGGAGCTGGCATTGTCCCATGTTTTATCTCTAGTTTCAGACCTCCTAAAGGACCCTTTGGTATGGgtgaattctctttcttcttcctcaagcACCTACTCAGTGGGAGAGAGTCTACTGGCCCTTTTAGATTGTACTGAGTGGTTCATTAATAACTTAAAACTAAGAAATACTGCCTCTTGAGAATGTCAATCATTACAAATGTCACCAGAAGTGATTTTTTCACCGTCTCCCCAAATTCATTTTGAATGTCAACTAAGTTGTACCAAACCATGATCTGGGTTCTCCAAGGctaaaattattcattcattcaagcatGCAGGCATATAATCCACAGTAACCAACTTTCATTAGCCAAGCAAATAGTTCAGAGGTTAGTTACCAGGGAGCTAGAACTATATAAACTTTTACCTGTAGATATGATTCTAATTGATGGCACAAGCCTACATTATTGCAGTTATTATATTGTTATCATCTACTGGTACTATAACTATATCCCACACTATAGGTGACTCTTTTCCTGAGTACAAAAAACATTGagatttatgttttattgtaATCTTTTTTTGTAAGCCTCAATTTCTGTGCACTTCCAAAGTGTATATTTTTGAATGAGATGTtatctgtaaagtgcttcacaGCCCTTAAAGTACAACATAAATACTAGCAACTAGCATACAGtccacattttattttcattttttgtcatagaGACAAAACAAGTTTACTGTGAAAGAATCATTAAGAGATAAAGGAAACAAATACATCTGCCATCCCTCCCCCCCTTTAATAAAGGCTGTGAATTGAAactgagaaaattaaattttaatccatAAAAGTACATCATCTGATGCTACATTAGactacaaaagagagaaaaatgaagcagATTATATCAGAGATGGTTTATACTtcataattagaaaagaaaagacataaaATACTAAGAACTATAGACCAAAATTCATCCTTTTCAGAAATACAAGAGGAAATCAAAACTCTTCCGAAGGCCAGATGATTGACTAACTATATTCAGTATAATGAGTAAAAAATCCAAAAAGATTTTATACCTCAAAAAACCCAAAGTTTTTGAAACAATCCACCCTTTGACAGTTTGGATCACTTTGTGTGTCAATGTAAAAACATATTACTCCCTAGCAACAAAAGTCCCAGACCTATCAGTGCCAGGAAGACAACATagttttttggctttgtttttaattcttattttaaacccttatttatgccttagaatgaatactttgtattggttctaaagcagaagagtggtaaggactaagcaaggggggtgaagtgacttgcccagggtcatccagctggttagtgtctgaggccagatttgaacccaggacccctctaggcctggctctcaatccactgagtcacccaactgcccccaacaACATAGtgttttacagaaggggaaaatgCTTTATCATAGGAGTTTTTCTTGTGTTACATATGAAGAACTCTATCTGTTAACAAGTTTCTCCTGTCAGAGTAAAATAATTGAATAGTATTTCCAAAAAGACAATTTAACAATTCAATGATTTGCATGGGTTTAAAAGTTCAAGACATACAGGGGTTCTTTTTTAGTCTAACAGACTGCTAATGTTCATTCAAGTAGGAGAAAGGGAAATGTGATGACAGAGCAATAGAAGATGAGGTTCTTTCtccaggagaaagaaaggaaaacccaCCTACCACCTagaggagaagctgaagagaaggGTAaggatctcaattcactgaagaGGCCTCCTTTGGtattcttctaattttcttctgagtATCTTCCCCAAATCAGAGAGAAGCATCCTGGTCTTTCTATTGGAGATGTGATAAAAAAAAGACTGGGAGAAATACCTTAATTTTGCTGCAAGTGACAAGGCAACATATGGAAAGAAAGCAGCTAAACTGAAGGAACAATGAGAAGTTTATGGCTGCATCCTAAAAGGCCAAAGGAGACCCTCCGGTGGGTCAAAGGGGAGGAACTGACTATGctgagaagaacaagaaaaatgaggaggaagatgaggaggagggacACCAAGAGGAGGATAAAGATGCAGGAGAATTTTcctcaaagaacagaaaaatctTTCTAGAGTAACATGACCCTAAAGATATCCAACTAGCCCTTTCCACATCTGTCTCGATACTTCTGTAGACATAATCCTAGTCCCATCAGCAATGAATGGTTATGATGTCTTAGCTGATGGAAATGTCTCTAGATCACCAGAATTGTGACCCATAAGACAATGAAGACAAAATTCCTTTATATGCATCACTCTCAGGGAATGAGATGTACTTCCAGACAGGGATATAAGTGGAACCTgtatcttcttcctctccccagtaCAGTCtgggccaagagatgggagggaaaACATTGAGTCACTGTGTTCAGAAAAGGCACCTATAAATCCATTGACTCCTCACTTACCTCCAGCTTCTTCTCTCTCAGATGGCCAGGTTACCTTGATTCCTAAAGTCTAGGAGATCAGATCTAAAATGTCTCTTGATGCTTAATGTCATGGAGTCAGTGCTGTGAGGGCAGCCCAAGGAGAGGCGGCAAGTTTCTTGTCTTTGTCATTAAAGGTCAAAGGTCACATTTTCTTCATGGGTGTTGGGATCAAGGCCACAGCCAAGAGTTGTAAGGGGTAAATGGGAAGTATCTGGATATAATTTCCCTGGTAGTATACATTAGGGGACAAGTGAGTGAAAGGGCCCAGGCTGTGTCTGTGCTTTGTGGAAGATGGGGCAGGTTTGTCTGTCACTTCCAGGTTAGTCCTTGTGGCAGCAGTCCCCCACctcaaaaagtctttttttttcagtaaaacccagtctttaatcaggaaagagatagtgttcaatatttgGTTGCCACAGAGTCAAGCACCTaaaaaccacacagagccaagggctctgggactctgggaacagtatctCTGATAGAATCACTGCCAAAGATGATTCTCCCCTCAACAATTCTTTTCAATAAGGTCCCATGTTCCCTTCAACCTACTCCAatcaaggaaaggagaaatttAGGAGGTAGGTTCCTCCATCCTGATGGCACTGACAATGTTGGGGTAGAGTGAAAGGGGAAGTGAACATCAGACCAAAAAGTACCAGAGGAGAAGCAGACATGGAGGGTAAGGCAGGGCTATACAGTGATGGCTGCTCAAGACCCCCTCTGGTCTGTCTTCATGAAGGCAAGAGAACAACCTTTCTGCATGGCAGGAGAGAGCTTGGGGATGGTAGGAGTCTGAGAGGGACAACCAAGGTTTCAATCCAAGCCAAGTCACTTTCCAATATTATCCAAGATGGGATCTAGGAAGCTGAACTCTCTGGTCTCCAGAAAGTCAGTTACTTCAATTTCCTTAGGGAATAGAGAGGAGTGAGTTACGTTCCAGCATTATGTACTTTGAAATGGACATCATGGGGATATCAGGAGGAACTTAAGGTTCTAGCTGAGCTACAGTAGCCAGTGTCCTATATGGTCCTGGCCCAATACCATCAATTCTGAGGTCCTTGTCGGGGCAGTGATAGGGTCCTGACTCTGACCCAGGGCTTGTGGCTCTCCTCTTTGCTGGCTCTTCTCTTGCCAGATGCCAGGCCCACTTCAGAAATGACACATTGCAGAGAAACAAAGGAGAGTGAACCATGAAATGATGCTATAACAactcttctttgatttcttggggaaattattattttgggggtcacctacccatcaaaactgactatatacttccaggggaaagtatgggcatttaaacccttaccttttctcttcaaattaatactgggtattggttccaaggcagagagtggtaaaggctaggcaataggggtaagtgacttggtcaggtcacatagcaaggacatatctgaggccagatttgaacctaggacctcccgtctccaggtctggctctcaatccactgagccacccagctgcctccatacAGGGCTTTGAATTTGCCTTTGGAGAGAAGTTCCTCTGAGCATTCCACTCCTAGGTAGGGATGCCCACAGGAGGGGGCTGCTTGGGCCACACAATCCCATATATTTTGTGgttgtaaaattaaattaaatgatataAGACCCCATTTTGGTAAGGAATTTATTCTTTTCCATATCTGTTATTCTGCTTTTAGTAACTTGCTGTCTTTCATTAAGCATATAAGGCTTATTATATATCTCTTATATTGGTccctataataattattattgtggAAATTCTGATaagtaataattataacaataaatattaattataatagcaattatagagaataataacagtaataataataatcagcagTAATAGAAGCATAATGAAAGATTTCCCACTAGGAAAATTGCTGATGGCTTGGGACAAAAGGAAATTGCTAGTTCAGACAAGGATGGCAAAATCCTAGTCTTGTAAGCTGAGTAATAAATAGTCCTAGATAGTTAGAGCCCTGAAGGTCAACTACTATGGTCTTTATATGGACCCCTGGCTATTGAACCTTTAGAAAACCAAGAAGGGCAATTAAAGATTCACATCCTACCCCAACAAGATACTGGTATTGCTGGGCAAAATGATCCAATGGATTGTCCCTCTGTCACTGATGAAACCTTTGTACTACCACAGTAGTACCAATTCAGGCTCTATCcagctccttctcctcctcctaacGGTGCACCTTTCTCTGAAACATCCTTTTCCTCCACCGAAACTCCCAGAACAGATAAGTCTGATATAATTGTGTTATCAAGCAGTAAGAAGAGAACTTTTATTAGAGGAGAACCCAAGGCAATTGCACAGTATGTTTATGAGGGAAAAGAACCAATGAGAAACAAGGCAGATACGGGAAAATCTCAGTCTAGATATCTCCTTGCTTTTGTCAAGCCTCAGACCAATCGATAAATCTGATTGGCTGTTGCTGCGGAAAAAGGGGGTACTATGCTTGGTATTGCTTGACTAAATCTCAGTAGATCTCAAAGACAAAATGACCCACAAGGAGGTAATAGATCGATGGAGTCCTCAATGCAGGCTTACAGGAATAATGGGTATAGCAATGGTCAGGGGCATGAAGAGAAGGAGTGGGAAGAACAGAGAAACTTCCATGCATGATGGTGTGTATAAAAAGACTACATCAAGGAAACTCTTAAAATCTtcatatttaaataaacaaaccaatctctctctctttcttctccaaagACTCCAATGCTAGCCAGATGGAGATCACCAGTAATGAAAGACAGACATGAAATCAATTAAGAGTTTGAACTTgtgttaaagaaaaaatagttaatttccctgttaaaaatgttctaaattataaTTTGGATGGTTTCATGAAGTATTTTTAGAAGAGTTTCTAAAGAACTATTTAACTTTGTGAAGCTCTataaaatgggcaagggacatggataggcagttttcagataaagaaatcaaaactattaataagcacataaagaagtgctccacatctcttataatcagagagatgcaaatcaaaacaactctgaggtatcacctcacacctagcagattggctaacatgacagttatggaaagtaatgaatgctggaggggatgtggcaaagtagggacattaattcattgctggtggagttgcgaac
Above is a genomic segment from Monodelphis domestica isolate mMonDom1 chromosome X, mMonDom1.pri, whole genome shotgun sequence containing:
- the LOC100013600 gene encoding charged multivesicular body protein 5-like gives rise to the protein MYKQQRDNLSQQSFNMEQANYTIQSLKDTKTMVDAMKLGVKQMKKAHKQVKIDQIEDIQDQLEDMMEDANEIQEALSRSYGTPEIDEDDLKAELDALGDELLADEDSSYLDEAASAPAIPEGVPSDAKNKDGVLVDEFGLPQILAT